The genomic window TAAACAATCGTAGTTAATACATTGTATGCGTAAGCAGGCATTCCTACTTCCTGGTCTTGTTGAGACATCTGTTGCTGTGTTCACATTGAATGCTCCGTTGTTTGCGCTGATTGTGCACGTGTAGTCAGCGCTTGGGCCTGAAACGTTTGTGCACAAAACTCCTGTAATGTTATTCACCGTTGTGAAATTGGTAGCTGGAACTTCTGAATTGAATTCAGCTGGTTTCTTGCTACATTCACCGTTGACTTTTGACGTGCATGAGACGGAGAAGTTGCTGATTGGCGGACGACCGAGAAATCCAGCTGACCAGCAAACATCAAATGCATCAGATGAAACAACTGTTGGAGCCTCAGGTGGCACTAATGACACACCCTTTCATTACACTGTAACCGTAATTAAAAAGATTACTTACACAGTACAATCAGCTCCTGCTCTGAACTTTTCCCACCGCCCACTGTATTATTAGCTGTACACTGATACGTGCCTTCTGTTTCATTTGATGCAATAATATCATAACTCCACTCTATTATAGTCTCTGTTGGAGTGTTTGATGGAGATTTAGTAGGTGAATTCTCTGGTATAGGCACGCCATTTTTTGTCAGAGAATGTACGGTTGCCAAAGGAAAAGAGTCAGAACGACACGTGACAGTCACTTTAGTCTTTTCTTTCACTTGCGATGATGGACTGAAATTGATTGTCACAGTTGGCTTATCTACAAAAATACGTGAGGAGTATACTGTCACACCtgaataaaatcaataaggcATACATGTAACAATAACGACTGCCTTTGCTGAAAGCgtttgaaattgattttccaCAAAGCACGTGTATGTCCCTGCTGCACTTCTTTGAATCTTTGGAAGAAGCAGATTGTTTTGGGGATTGTTGCTGGGTTGTCTGTTTTCTTCTATCACGTTGCTTCCTTTGGCCATAAATGACCAAAAAATTCGCGGACTTGGAGCTCCCAAAGCGGAAGAGCAATttaacgtgacgtcatttcccTCTTGTTCTGTCACGTTTGAAGGAGCTTCGCTGATCGTCGGTAAACCTAGAACACACTGATGCAATTTTGGTATGTAGATAGGTAAAACCACTCACTTCCCAGTCGAAACTCAAACGGATTAGTTGTAGTCGTCTCGCCAGCGTCGTTCTCAGCCTTGCACGTAAATGAAGATCCAACAAGAGTTCCCCGAACTAAAACGCTTGAAGCAGGgtctttttcaaaaagtaCGCTCTTCTTGTCCGTCGTCTGAGTGATATTTAGGGGCGAAAGGTCAGCGGGGTTACCGCTCAGAACAGCTAACCACGTTATATTAGCCTTTTCTTTCGTGGAACACACGACGAGGAGACTGCTGTGACCACTAGGCGGGAGATAAACTCGACTGTCTGTCATGCTGGAAGGATCGTCGACAAATTCAGGCGGTGCTACGTAGGGAAGTTGAATTGCGACTTGTAATAGAATGAGCGTTCAAAAGACCTGAGAAAATGACGTTTACGGCGCCGAAGAGCGAGACCACAAGGAATGCAGTTCCCGGTGACATTGCCTAAGTCGCCTACACATGCCCAACGGCCAAAGCACATCTTCTATTATATCCCTGACGATAGAGTCTATTATATCCCTGGCACAACCCACAACCATAGATAAGGGAGAACCtaaattcgtcgacgatctttgcATCACAGACAGTCGACTGTATCTCCCATGCACCCTTTGTCGTGTGTTCATCCGGAGGAATAAAAATGTATCGGTTTTCTAACTCAAAAGCAGCTATAAAGACAGTGGTCCGTCCTAATTTCGACAGGCTCTGACTACAGGATCAGTCCTAACAAATAATACGCCAGGATTCAGCAAAATAACCACACACAGCGGCACTGACGAGAGCGGCCCCACGAGTAGACCATCGTTGATGTGTGGAGCAGGGCTGATCTCAGTCGTTAACTTTAGGGATACATCTTTTAGCAACTCCTATAGGAACAAAGAATCTGTGTCTAAAAATATAATTATAGTAGGCTAAAACAGGAACTATCAAatttacttaattaatccaCTGAGTCCATATCGGTGGGGTCGAGTCTGTCCACAACGGCCCGTTACTAGTGCTATTTATACACACTAAATTTACTGATGGACGAAAAATGTTCAAAGGCCTGCCACGCCATAGATACGCGACTTCGTCATTGAGACGCTCTTGTCACCAGCCGGAAAATCGACTGCTTCATATCCAGCTTCTCCTGCAGCCTGCTGACGAGTAGTGCTTTCTACAATAGAGAGATACAAGATTTTCTCAACTTTTATCAGGCTGACCTAATTTGAATGTTGAAGACCTGCGGCATGACAAAACAACGATGACGATTACCAGTGCCAAAATAACGACGCAAAGAACAGCAATAGCGGAAATGAAACCAGCGTGGCTATGATCTAAGACAAAGAATAAAAGCAAATAACAAACACAAAGATCTTTTCTAAGGCCCTTGTACTTTCTCTGCAAAATTCAGGTTCATCTGTTGTGGGATTATCAACTGGACCTGTTGTTGGATCATCAATTGGATCTGGGGTAGCATCTAAATTACCATCGTTCAGCGGTAAGTTGATCCAAACTTACCCGGTGGGagttgaagagaaacagcagcTGAACGTTGACTCTCGTTGTTGCCATTCTTAGTGGCAATAGTCAATTCCGTATCAGACAGAACGTCTTGCACTGGTTGAAACGTGATTGTTACAATGTTGTCTTGTCGCTCTCCTCGCACAGTTGCCCAGATGGTGTCTCCGTTTCTGATTACATATTCGTTGTTCAAATTGCATGGACCAGTCCTCGCATCCGTGAACGTTATATTCACCATCCCCTGATTGTCTATCATAGCCTTTGCATCAGTCACGTTCAAAGCATCTGGAACTACAGTAGAACACACCCATGCGTAGTGGTACAGTTGTTAGACTATTTTACTTACCACAGGTTGTGCGCTGAGTAAGTTCATTTGACACCGCTTCCCCAAGAGAATTGGTCACTCTGATTTGTAGTTTGTACTCTGTATTTGGTTCTAGTCCTGTCACAATAGTGCTCCCCTGTTGCGTCTGCGCGTCATAGAAATGGGTAGCTTTGTCATCTGATACTCCTCCAATTATAGTTGAAATCAGGGGTTTCATACTGCCAGAAAATTCCACGCACCAACTAAGTGTGAACCCGGTATTAATCACGTTTGTAGCTTCTGAGATTTGAACTGGACCGGGTTCTGAAATAAAACAACCGCGTAGTTATTAATATACTATATGTATAAGCAGGCATTCCTACTTCCAGGTCTTGTTGAGACATCTGTTGGCAGCGTGCTTACATCAAATGCTCCGTTGTTTGCGCTGATGGTGCACGTGTAGTCAGCACTGGGACCTGAAACGTCTGCGCACAAAACTCCCGTAATGCTATTCACCATCATGAAATTGGTAGCAAGAACTTCCAAATTGAAGTCAGCTGGTTTCTTGCTACATGCACCGTTGACTTTTGACGTGCATGAGACGGAGAAGTTGCTGATTGGCGGACGACCGAGAAATCCAGCTGACCAGCAAACATCAAATGCACCAGGTGCAACAATTGTTGGAGCCTCAGGAGGAACTAAATGACGTACATCATCACATTATCAGCAAAAAGTTACTAATCACTCACGAAGTACAACCAGCTCTTGTTCTGAACTTTGTCCACTGCCCACTCTATTATTAGCTTCACATACGTACTTTCCTTCCGTTTCATTTGATCCCGTGATCATGTAGCTCCACTCTATTATAGTTTCTGTTGGTGTGTTTGACGGAGCTTTAGTGGGAGAATTCTCTGGTATCACTACGCCATTTCTGAATAGCGAATGCACAGATGCTGCAGGAAAAGAGTCAGAACGACACCTGACAGTAACCGAGCTTCCTTTCTTCACCATCGATGACGGGATGAAGCTAACGGTGACAGTCGGTTTATCTAGAATAATACGTGATCCACAAGGTGAATAATAGACGTACAGATATCACTCACATCGCACGGTAACAACTGCTGAAGCAGATGCGATTCCAAATTCGTTTCTCACGTAGCACGTATATGTTCCTGCTTCGTTCCTTTGTATGTTTGACAACATGAGAGGATTGGCTAAGATTGCAGTAGTGTTTGTCCACACATCAACTCTTTCAGTGGTTCCCTTTGCTGTAAATTTCCAAAATATGTCTCCAACTGGTCGTACTATCGCAGCAAAGGAACATTGtagtgtgacgtcgtttccctcatcgtcttctttcggATTTTTGGGAGCGGTGCCAATTGTGGGTGCAACTGTACGGAGTACACAGCTACTCACTACCTCCTCTCATTCCTTCTGCTCTTACCTCCTTGGTTCAAAACAAATACAGTGCTGTTAGTGAATGAACCGTCGCTCGTGTCCGTTGCTCGACAGAACCGTCCCGCGTTTAGTTCGCCCAG from Oscarella lobularis chromosome 1, ooOscLobu1.1, whole genome shotgun sequence includes these protein-coding regions:
- the LOC136189605 gene encoding netrin receptor DCC-like, which gives rise to MSPGTAFLVVSLFGAVNVIFSAPPEFVDDPSSMTDSRVYLPPSGHSSLLVVCSTKEKANITWLAVLSGNPADLSPLNITQTTDKKSVLFEKDPASSVLVRGTLVGSSFTCKAENDAGETTTTNPFEFRLGSLPTISEAPSNVTEQEGNDVTLNCSSALGAPSPRIFWSFMAKGSNVIEENRQPSNNPQNNLLLPKIQRSAAGTYTCFVENQFQTLSAKAVVIVTYKPTVTINFSPSSQVKEKTKVTVTCRSDSFPLATVHSLTKNGVPIPENSPTKSPSNTPTETIIEWSYDIIASNETEGTYQCTANNTVGGGKSSEQELIVLLPPEAPTVVSSDAFDVCWSAGFLGRPPISNFSVSCTSKVNGECSKKPAEFNSEVPATNFTTVNNITGVLCTNVSGPSADYTCTISANNGAFNVNTATDVSTRPGKPGPVQISEATNVINTGFTLSWCVDFSGGTNPLTSSIIGGVSDDKATHSYDAQTQQGSTVVTGLEPNTEYKLQIRVTNSLGEAVSNELTQRTTCVPDALNVTDATAMIDNQEMVTITFTDARTGPCNLNNEYVIRNGDNIWETVRKERGQDNIVTITFKPVPDVLSDTELTIATRNGNVESQQSAAVSLQQLPQEPTKSSVVDPTTNKPDNGDDGLSTGVIVAIIVPILLVAFFLLGIFIYLFIYRGRKLEAGSEKDETGAPPIYAEPSIPGGFPGPEKNVQMKSSRIYEMSKGVHMHPNKTYEDSSKL
- the LOC136189613 gene encoding netrin receptor DCC-like; this translates as MRQDTITFLLLTATVVRSAPVFIVSPEAIEYISPSRSLDVVCTTQDPSRITWHENDANKTLITSKFTVTTISDRSSRLHLADATSLTLGELNAGRFCRATDTSDGSFTNSTVFVLNQGVAPTIGTAPKNPKEDDEGNDVTLQCSFAAIVRPVGDIFWKFTAKGTTERVDVWTNTTAILANPLMLSNIQRNEAGTYTCYVRNEFGIASASAVVTVRYKPTVTVSFIPSSMVKKGSSVTVRCRSDSFPAASVHSLFRNGVVIPENSPTKAPSNTPTETIIEWSYMITGSNETEGKYVCEANNRVGSGQSSEQELVVLLPPEAPTIVAPGAFDVCWSAGFLGRPPISNFSVSCTSKVNGACSKKPADFNLEVLATNFMMVNSITGVLCADVSGPSADYTCTISANNGAFDVSTLPTDVSTRPGKPGPVQISEATNVINTGFTLSWCVEFSGSMKPLISTIIGGVSDDKATHFYDAQTQQGSTIVTGLEPNTEYKLQIRVTNSLGEAVSNELTQRTTCVPDALNVTDAKAMIDNQGMVNITFTDARTGPCNLNNEYVIRNGDTIWATVRGERQDNIVTITFQPVQDVLSDTELTIATKNGNNESQRSAAVSLQLPPDPIDDPTTGPVDNPTTDEPEFCRENHSHAGFISAIAVLCVVILALVIVIVVLSCRRSSTFKLESTTRQQAAGEAGYEAVDFPAGDKSVSMTKSRIYGVAGL